A genomic stretch from Chitinophaga lutea includes:
- the lipA gene encoding lipoyl synthase, which translates to MQELPVIAAETAAPRVKKPDWLRVKLPIGENYRQVRNLVDTHKLHTICESGNCPNMGECWGAGTATFMILGNICTRSCGFCAVATGRPEAVDWDEPQRVAEAIYLMKVKHAVITSVDRDELKDGGSIIWANTIKAVRALNPDTTMETLIPDFRGIWENLERVIEAAPEVVSHNLETVERMTKQVRIQAKYHRSLEVIRRLKQGGMRTKSGIMLGLGETKEEVVQAMQDLYDNGCDVVTLGQYLQPTPKHLPVVRFVHPDEFAELREIGYAMGLDYVEAGPLVRSSYHAEKHIFSGRK; encoded by the coding sequence ATGCAAGAATTACCCGTAATAGCAGCTGAAACGGCTGCGCCAAGAGTGAAGAAGCCTGACTGGCTGCGCGTGAAACTGCCAATCGGAGAAAACTACAGACAGGTACGCAACCTGGTAGATACCCATAAATTACATACCATCTGCGAAAGCGGCAATTGCCCCAATATGGGAGAATGCTGGGGAGCCGGAACGGCCACCTTCATGATCCTGGGCAACATCTGCACCCGCAGCTGCGGCTTCTGCGCCGTGGCTACCGGCCGGCCCGAGGCGGTAGACTGGGACGAGCCGCAACGCGTGGCGGAGGCGATTTACCTCATGAAGGTGAAACACGCGGTGATCACCTCGGTAGACCGAGACGAACTGAAAGACGGCGGTTCCATCATCTGGGCCAATACCATCAAGGCGGTTCGCGCCCTCAATCCCGATACCACCATGGAAACCCTCATCCCCGACTTCAGGGGCATCTGGGAAAACCTGGAAAGGGTCATTGAAGCCGCCCCCGAAGTGGTATCCCACAACCTCGAAACCGTGGAGCGCATGACCAAACAGGTGCGCATCCAGGCCAAATACCACCGCAGCCTCGAAGTGATACGCCGCCTCAAACAGGGCGGTATGCGCACCAAAAGCGGTATCATGCTGGGTCTCGGCGAAACCAAGGAAGAAGTAGTGCAGGCCATGCAGGACCTTTACGATAACGGTTGCGACGTGGTGACCCTCGGCCAGTACCTCCAACCCACTCCCAAACACCTGCCCGTGGTACGCTTCGTACACCCGGACGAGTTCGCCGAACTGCGCGAAATCGGTTACGCTATGGGCCTGGATTACGTGGAAGCCGGTCCCCTGGTCCGCTCTTCCTACCACGCTGAAAAACACATATTCAGCGGCAGAAAATAG
- a CDS encoding OsmC family protein: MQTAAILYKGELRTTATHLRSGTEIDTDAPVDNNGKGQRFSPTDLVATALGSCMLTIMGIKARDKGWNIDGTQVSVEKIMGTEPRRITGVNVVFDFPAGHGLEEKDRKILENAAYTCPVAESIHPDIHQNVTFNW; the protein is encoded by the coding sequence ATGCAAACAGCAGCGATACTCTACAAAGGCGAACTGAGAACCACGGCTACCCATCTCCGCTCCGGAACGGAGATAGATACGGACGCGCCGGTAGACAATAACGGCAAGGGGCAGCGCTTCTCTCCCACAGACCTGGTGGCCACCGCCCTCGGCTCGTGCATGCTCACCATCATGGGCATCAAGGCGCGCGACAAAGGCTGGAACATCGACGGCACCCAGGTGAGCGTTGAAAAGATCATGGGCACGGAGCCCCGCCGCATCACGGGCGTGAACGTCGTGTTCGATTTCCCGGCAGGCCATGGCCTGGAGGAAAAAGACCGGAAAATACTGGAGAACGCGGCGTATACCTGTCCCGTTGCGGAAAGTATCCACCCGGACATTCACCAGAACGTTACATTCAACTGGTAA
- a CDS encoding DUF2851 family protein produces MTIVNPLFSEELLQHIWQFGLYNQHHLTTVSGEPVAVLHPGELNRNAGPDFTGARVRIGGMEWAGNVELHYRTSDWRRHGHQRNPRYDNVVLHVVFEHDAPFPAAPCLELQHRIPKLLLKRYQALKTAAAFVPCAPLLHRVEEDTWEAWKPALLFARLQRKAAVLMRWLEQSRFNWEEVCFRAIAQGFGMPVNTAAFLQLSFSMPFMLLARHRQHPHRLEALLFGQSGMLTGHFADAYPQELQREYLFLQHKYRLEPMPGHQWQWLRMRPSAFPTMRIACFAALLHNSPHLFSRLLETDALPDAERLFFVEPSAYWRNHYRFDIPAVRTAGIGKGTVHHLFINAVAPLLHLYGEYMGLPQYKQRALRFLRELPAENNRILRGWAEENVPSASAGDSQALLQLKQEYCDRKRCLDCAVGQRLLRGEEVWACREGEEEEWM; encoded by the coding sequence ATGACGATTGTTAACCCGCTCTTCTCCGAGGAATTGCTGCAGCATATCTGGCAATTCGGACTGTACAACCAGCATCATCTGACCACTGTTTCGGGCGAGCCCGTGGCGGTATTGCACCCCGGCGAGCTGAACCGCAATGCGGGACCGGATTTTACGGGCGCCCGCGTGCGCATCGGCGGCATGGAATGGGCCGGCAACGTGGAGCTGCACTACCGCACGTCCGACTGGCGGCGGCACGGCCACCAGCGCAACCCGCGTTACGATAACGTGGTGCTGCACGTGGTGTTCGAGCACGATGCGCCTTTTCCTGCCGCGCCCTGCCTGGAGCTACAGCACCGCATCCCCAAGCTGCTCCTGAAACGTTACCAGGCCCTGAAAACGGCCGCGGCCTTTGTGCCCTGCGCCCCCCTGCTGCACCGGGTGGAAGAAGACACCTGGGAGGCCTGGAAACCCGCGCTGCTTTTTGCACGCCTGCAACGGAAAGCGGCCGTGCTGATGCGCTGGCTGGAACAAAGCCGCTTCAACTGGGAAGAAGTCTGTTTCCGCGCTATCGCCCAGGGCTTTGGCATGCCGGTCAATACCGCCGCCTTCCTGCAGCTGTCCTTTTCCATGCCTTTCATGCTGCTGGCCCGCCACCGCCAGCACCCCCACCGCCTCGAAGCCCTGCTCTTCGGCCAGTCGGGCATGCTGACCGGCCACTTCGCCGACGCCTACCCGCAGGAACTGCAACGGGAGTACCTTTTCCTGCAACACAAATACCGGCTCGAGCCCATGCCGGGCCACCAGTGGCAATGGCTGCGGATGCGCCCTTCGGCTTTCCCCACCATGCGCATCGCCTGCTTTGCGGCGCTCCTGCACAACAGCCCGCACCTGTTTTCACGCCTCCTCGAAACGGACGCCCTGCCGGACGCGGAACGCCTCTTTTTCGTAGAGCCGTCTGCGTACTGGCGAAACCATTACCGGTTCGACATCCCCGCCGTACGCACCGCGGGCATCGGCAAAGGCACGGTGCACCACCTGTTCATCAACGCGGTGGCCCCGCTATTGCATCTATATGGGGAATATATGGGCCTCCCGCAGTATAAACAGCGGGCCCTGCGCTTTTTGCGCGAACTGCCGGCGGAAAATAACCGCATCCTGCGGGGTTGGGCGGAAGAAAATGTGCCGTCGGCCAGCGCGGGCGACTCCCAGGCGCTGCTGCAGCTCAAACAGGAGTACTGCGACCGGAAAAGATGCCTGGATTGTGCGGTAGGCCAGCGTTTGCTGAGAGGGGAAGAAGTGTGGGCCTGCCGGGAAGGAGAGGAGGAAGAGTGGATGTGA
- a CDS encoding trans-sulfuration enzyme family protein — MKPSTQLIHSIPVDELTGAISVPIYQTSTFVQESPGINKGFEFSRANNPTRKVLEDLICSLEEGYAGFAFASGMAAIDAVLKLLKTGDEIMAVEDTYGGIFQIFNHMFERFGVKVNFVDTSDIDKVLEKITDKTRIIWLESPTNPMLKISDIKSVSKIARQHNILLVVDNTFCSPLLQKPIPLGADIVIESASKYLAGHTDVIAGLVVVNSKTLADQMRFNQNVSGSILSPFEAWLTIRGIETLSLRLEKHCANAMAVATWLAEHPAVDKVFYPGLPTHKNHHIARKQQKAYGGMVSFSLKEDQIKNAIRIVNSTKLFKLAESFGGVKSMLNHPFTMTHRNIPEEFRRKAGLQESCIRLSVGIEDAEDLINDLKQALDKLNQPLGKQITVLQ; from the coding sequence ATGAAACCGTCTACACAACTGATCCACAGCATTCCGGTAGATGAGCTGACCGGGGCGATTTCGGTGCCGATCTACCAAACGTCAACGTTTGTGCAGGAAAGCCCGGGGATCAACAAGGGCTTTGAATTTTCGCGGGCGAACAATCCCACGCGGAAAGTGCTGGAAGACCTGATCTGCAGCCTTGAAGAAGGTTACGCGGGTTTCGCCTTCGCCAGCGGTATGGCGGCCATCGACGCCGTGCTGAAACTGCTTAAGACCGGCGATGAGATCATGGCGGTGGAAGATACCTACGGCGGCATCTTCCAGATCTTTAACCACATGTTCGAGCGATTCGGCGTGAAAGTGAATTTCGTGGACACGAGCGACATCGACAAGGTGCTGGAAAAGATCACCGACAAAACGCGCATCATCTGGCTGGAATCGCCCACCAACCCGATGCTGAAAATTTCCGACATCAAATCCGTGAGCAAGATCGCCCGGCAGCATAACATCCTGCTGGTGGTAGACAATACCTTCTGCTCTCCCCTGCTGCAGAAACCCATTCCGCTGGGGGCCGACATCGTGATCGAAAGCGCCTCCAAATACCTGGCCGGCCATACCGACGTGATCGCCGGGCTGGTGGTGGTGAACTCAAAAACGCTGGCCGACCAGATGCGGTTCAACCAGAACGTGTCCGGCAGCATCCTCAGCCCCTTCGAAGCCTGGCTGACGATCCGCGGCATTGAAACGCTCAGCCTGCGACTCGAAAAACATTGCGCCAATGCCATGGCCGTGGCCACCTGGCTGGCGGAACATCCGGCGGTGGATAAAGTGTTCTATCCCGGCCTGCCCACGCACAAAAACCATCACATCGCGCGCAAGCAGCAAAAGGCATACGGCGGAATGGTGAGTTTTTCGCTGAAGGAAGACCAGATCAAAAACGCCATCCGCATCGTCAATTCCACCAAGCTGTTCAAGCTGGCGGAAAGTTTCGGCGGCGTAAAAAGTATGCTCAACCACCCCTTCACCATGACCCACCGCAACATCCCGGAAGAATTCCGGCGCAAGGCGGGGCTGCAGGAATCCTGCATCCGCCTGTCTGTGGGCATCGAAGATGCGGAAGACCTGATCAACGACCTGAAACAAGCTTTGGATAAATTAAACCAGCCGCTCGGCAAACAAATTACCGTACTGCAATAA
- a CDS encoding homoserine dehydrogenase — MEKNINLGIFGFGCVGQGLYEVLNRTKGINARIKKICIKDPNKSRPIDMSYFTTDPNDILNDPTIDVVVELINDTEAAYNIVSTALRNGKAVVSASKRMIAENLPALYQLQVDNKVPFLYEASSCASIPIIRNLEEYYDNDLLNAVEGICNGSTNYILTKIFEENLSFETALKQAQELGFAETDPTLDVEGYDPKFKIVILLLHAFGTFVKPEEVFNFGINHLNDFDIQFARQRNCTIKLIGNCRRQNGSVNAYVLPHLIREHNLLYDVYNEYNGILLESAFTDKQFFVGKGAGGTATGSAVLSDISALLYNYRYEYKKIKQSNQPMFTNDVQLKVYVRYRTPDQVDLAEFYNIVEKYESPEFRYVVGTINLQKLKEANWLKNKDVNLLVLEH, encoded by the coding sequence ATGGAAAAGAACATCAACTTGGGTATTTTCGGCTTTGGCTGCGTTGGCCAGGGCCTGTATGAAGTACTGAACCGCACCAAGGGAATCAATGCCCGTATCAAGAAAATCTGTATCAAAGACCCGAACAAGAGCCGTCCGATCGACATGAGCTATTTCACGACGGACCCGAACGATATCCTCAACGACCCTACCATCGACGTGGTGGTGGAACTGATCAACGACACGGAAGCCGCTTACAACATCGTGAGCACCGCGCTCCGCAACGGCAAGGCCGTGGTGAGCGCCAGCAAAAGGATGATCGCCGAAAACCTGCCTGCGCTGTACCAGCTGCAGGTAGACAATAAAGTGCCCTTCCTGTACGAGGCATCCAGCTGCGCCAGCATTCCCATCATCCGTAACCTGGAGGAGTATTACGATAACGACCTGCTCAATGCCGTGGAAGGCATCTGCAACGGCTCCACCAACTACATCCTCACCAAGATATTCGAAGAGAACCTGAGCTTTGAAACTGCCCTGAAACAGGCGCAGGAACTGGGCTTCGCGGAAACCGACCCCACCCTCGACGTGGAAGGCTACGATCCCAAGTTCAAAATCGTCATCCTGCTGCTGCATGCTTTCGGCACTTTCGTGAAACCGGAAGAAGTGTTCAACTTCGGCATCAACCACCTCAACGATTTCGATATCCAGTTTGCACGCCAGCGTAACTGCACCATCAAACTCATCGGCAATTGCCGCCGGCAGAACGGCAGCGTAAACGCTTACGTACTGCCCCACCTCATCCGCGAGCACAACCTGCTCTATGATGTGTATAACGAATACAACGGCATCCTGCTCGAAAGCGCGTTTACCGACAAACAGTTCTTCGTGGGCAAAGGCGCAGGCGGCACCGCCACCGGCAGCGCCGTACTGAGCGACATTTCCGCGCTCCTGTACAACTACCGCTACGAGTATAAAAAAATCAAACAGTCGAACCAGCCGATGTTCACCAACGACGTGCAGCTGAAAGTGTACGTGCGTTACCGCACGCCCGACCAGGTAGACCTCGCGGAGTTCTACAACATCGTGGAAAAATACGAATCTCCTGAGTTCAGGTACGTGGTAGGCACCATCAACCTGCAAAAACTGAAAGAAGCCAACTGGCTCAAAAACAAAGACGTGAACCTGCTCGTACTCGAGCACTAA
- a CDS encoding Maf family protein, with amino-acid sequence MYTGKPVVLASQSPRRRQLLEQAGIPFEVKISEAEETFPPDMPIPDVPVHIARQKAKAVAAAYSDNDVIVAADTVVVLHNTIIGKPTDRADAIRILTALSGQIHEVITGVVILHNGREEAFSQTTEVHFKPLSPGQIEYYVDHYQPYDKAGAYAIQEWIGAVGIDRINGCFYNVMGLPISQVAERLQKI; translated from the coding sequence ATGTATACCGGAAAACCCGTGGTGCTGGCCTCCCAGTCGCCCCGCCGCCGGCAGCTGCTGGAACAGGCAGGCATTCCCTTCGAAGTGAAAATCAGTGAAGCAGAAGAAACCTTTCCGCCGGACATGCCCATCCCGGACGTACCGGTGCACATCGCCCGCCAGAAGGCAAAGGCGGTGGCGGCAGCCTACAGCGATAACGACGTCATCGTGGCGGCGGATACCGTGGTGGTGCTGCACAACACCATCATCGGCAAACCCACCGACCGGGCAGACGCCATCCGTATCCTCACCGCCCTCAGCGGACAAATCCACGAAGTGATCACCGGCGTCGTTATCCTGCACAACGGCCGCGAAGAAGCGTTCTCCCAAACCACCGAGGTGCACTTCAAACCGCTCTCTCCCGGACAAATCGAATATTACGTGGATCACTACCAGCCGTACGATAAAGCCGGGGCCTACGCCATCCAGGAATGGATAGGCGCCGTGGGCATCGACCGTATCAACGGCTGCTTTTACAACGTGATGGGCCTACCCATCAGCCAGGTGGCGGAACGGTTGCAAAAGATATAA
- a CDS encoding geranylgeranylglycerol-phosphate geranylgeranyltransferase, whose amino-acid sequence MTLLAAFFRMVRYPNLIYIALTQFLLQYCVVAPVLQNSGAAPSLSFAHFLMLCFSTVLVAAGGYIINDYFDINIDLVNKPDKMVVEKIINRRWAMAWHTLLNMAGVSLGFLVAFQIGQFYLGFVQVFCTLLLWFYSTSFKRQVLIGNVAISLLTALSVVVVGFYEKQIYESFEAIMSLAGRRLIQIIGVYALFAFVLSMIREIVKDMEDMIGDSKDGCRTIPIVWGLRKAKNFTMLLMVLLQVLLVAIMVVVITKTWYIAAAYILLMVLLPFTLFVQKPLMTAYQPAHFHKISTWIKIVMLTGILSMIFFKLLL is encoded by the coding sequence ATGACTCTGCTGGCGGCTTTTTTCAGAATGGTGAGGTATCCCAACCTGATCTATATAGCGTTGACCCAGTTTTTGCTGCAATACTGCGTGGTAGCACCCGTATTGCAGAACAGCGGGGCGGCACCTTCCCTTTCATTCGCGCACTTCCTGATGCTGTGCTTTTCTACCGTACTGGTGGCGGCAGGGGGGTATATTATTAATGACTATTTCGATATCAATATAGACCTGGTCAACAAGCCGGACAAGATGGTGGTGGAAAAGATCATCAACCGCCGCTGGGCCATGGCTTGGCATACCCTACTGAATATGGCCGGCGTATCGCTGGGGTTCCTGGTGGCCTTCCAGATCGGGCAGTTTTACCTCGGCTTCGTGCAGGTGTTCTGCACCCTGCTGCTCTGGTTCTACTCCACCTCCTTCAAACGCCAGGTGCTCATCGGCAATGTGGCGATTTCCCTGCTCACCGCGCTGAGCGTAGTGGTGGTGGGTTTCTACGAAAAACAGATCTATGAGAGCTTCGAAGCGATCATGAGCCTCGCCGGCCGCCGGCTGATACAGATCATCGGCGTGTACGCCCTGTTCGCCTTCGTACTGTCGATGATCCGCGAGATCGTCAAGGATATGGAAGACATGATCGGCGACAGTAAAGACGGCTGCCGCACCATTCCCATCGTATGGGGGCTGCGGAAAGCGAAAAACTTCACCATGCTGCTGATGGTGCTGCTGCAGGTGCTGCTCGTGGCCATCATGGTGGTGGTGATCACAAAAACCTGGTACATCGCCGCGGCATACATCCTGCTGATGGTACTGCTGCCGTTCACGCTGTTCGTGCAGAAGCCGCTGATGACGGCCTACCAGCCCGCGCACTTCCACAAAATCAGCACCTGGATAAAAATCGTGATGCTCACCGGCATCCTTTCCATGATCTTCTTTAAACTGCTGCTATAA
- a CDS encoding KdsC family phosphatase — translation MINVLEKFTYIRTFVFDVDGVLTDGTVLLLPNGEQSRKMSIRDGYALQLAVKQGYRIAVISGGRSESVVARLNGLGITDVFTGITNKAEKLEDYALEHDLRWEEVLFMGDDIPDYRAMQLCGLSTCPADACPEIKSISMYVSPVAGGQGCVRDVIEKVLKLNGHWVLDETVASR, via the coding sequence ATGATAAACGTTCTGGAGAAATTCACTTATATCCGCACTTTTGTTTTCGATGTGGACGGCGTATTGACGGATGGCACGGTACTGCTGCTGCCCAACGGGGAGCAAAGCCGTAAAATGAGCATCCGCGACGGGTATGCCCTGCAACTGGCCGTTAAACAGGGGTACCGCATCGCCGTTATCTCGGGTGGCCGTTCCGAGAGCGTGGTGGCCCGCCTCAACGGGCTGGGCATCACAGACGTGTTCACCGGCATCACCAACAAGGCGGAAAAGCTGGAAGACTATGCGCTGGAACACGATCTGCGCTGGGAGGAGGTGCTGTTTATGGGAGACGATATCCCGGACTACCGGGCCATGCAGCTGTGCGGCCTCTCCACCTGTCCGGCCGACGCCTGCCCCGAAATCAAAAGCATTTCCATGTATGTGTCGCCCGTAGCAGGGGGGCAGGGCTGTGTCAGGGACGTGATCGAAAAAGTGCTGAAGCTGAACGGCCACTGGGTGCTCGACGAAACCGTCGCCTCCCGGTAA
- a CDS encoding Rossmann-like and DUF2520 domain-containing protein has protein sequence MDIVIIGAGNVAHCFGHFMKLHGHQVKQVISRQADHARELAELLGAAYTTDLLDIDMEADVYLLAVGDDVLGELNDQLRLGRRIVIHTAGAVSIDAIARISVNTGVMYPLQSIRKENKSYPAIPLILEAGNDEVQRRLFALAQSISPSITFMSSAERLQMHLAAVFCNNFTNHMLTLAKFYCEHEGRDFTLLTPLIKETFQRLDKYSPETVQTGPAIRHDEKTMALHQSILQEYPSMLQIYPLLSESIYQFHRNEA, from the coding sequence ATGGACATAGTTATAATAGGAGCGGGGAATGTAGCACACTGTTTCGGACATTTTATGAAGTTGCACGGGCACCAGGTAAAGCAGGTGATCAGCCGGCAGGCCGACCATGCCAGGGAGCTGGCGGAACTGCTGGGGGCGGCCTACACGACGGACCTGCTGGACATTGACATGGAGGCGGACGTATACCTGCTGGCGGTGGGCGACGACGTGCTGGGGGAACTGAACGACCAGCTGCGGCTGGGCCGGCGCATCGTGATCCATACGGCCGGCGCCGTGTCGATTGACGCGATTGCCCGGATTTCCGTGAATACGGGGGTGATGTACCCCCTGCAAAGCATCCGCAAGGAAAACAAGAGTTACCCGGCCATCCCCCTCATCCTCGAGGCGGGCAACGACGAGGTGCAGCGCCGCCTCTTCGCCCTGGCCCAGAGCATCAGCCCGTCCATCACCTTCATGAGCTCCGCCGAACGGCTGCAGATGCACCTGGCCGCCGTTTTCTGCAATAACTTCACGAACCATATGCTGACGCTGGCCAAATTCTACTGCGAGCACGAAGGCCGTGATTTTACTTTGCTGACACCTTTAATAAAAGAAACCTTCCAGCGGCTTGACAAGTATTCCCCGGAAACGGTACAAACGGGGCCGGCTATCCGCCACGACGAAAAGACCATGGCCCTTCATCAGTCCATCCTGCAGGAATATCCCTCCATGCTGCAGATTTACCCGCTGCTGTCTGAAAGTATTTACCAGTTTCACCGGAATGAGGCGTAA
- the topA gene encoding type I DNA topoisomerase, with product MAKNLVIVESPAKAKTIEKILGKDFEVKSCFGHIRDLEKDDMGIDIKNNFKPKYIIPDDKEKVVKELKKMAKDSDEVWLATDEDREGEAISWHLCEVLGLDPDSTKRIVFHEITKPAIEKAVQAPRLLDMNLVNAQQARRILDRIVGFELSPVLWRKMSMRNSLSAGRVQSVAVRLIVEREREINSFGATSSFKVEAFFLAKDIQGRTITFKAEGPGRFKTAEDAEQFLQQCIGAAYTVKDIQVKPGKKSPAAPFTTSTLQQEASRKLGYSVSKTMLLAQKLYESGQITYMRTDSVNLSETAIADISKAIHTNYGEKYFQARKYKNKNESAQEAHEAIRPTYMENPTVDDSDLKRLYELIWKRTIASQMSDAELEKTIAKIGISTNNEELTASGEVLKFDGFLKIYMEGRDEEDESDEEQEGVLPPLAVKQALDLKEMKATERFTRPAPRYTEASLVKKLEELGIGRPSTYAPTITTIQKRGYVEKRDKEGIKRDFRILHLKNDQITKVTEQENTGAEKSKLFPTDLGMLVTDFLKQYFDRVMDYGFTAKIEEEFDEIATGKKKWNKMLHDFYDPFHQNVEETLEKAERVKGERQLGTDPASGKPVVARMGRFGPMVQIGSVEDEEKPRFAKLKQTQSIETISMDEAMDLFRLPRNLGLFEGTDVTVNIGRFGPYAQHDKKFYSLKKEMDPYTVELEEVAPLIVEKRTAKDERTIKVFEKEKIQVLKGPYGPYLKVGLKNFKIPKEKIDTAADLTVEEAKAIIEEAKANPPKKKAPPRKKKA from the coding sequence ATGGCAAAAAATCTCGTGATTGTTGAGTCCCCGGCAAAGGCAAAAACTATAGAAAAAATTTTAGGTAAAGACTTCGAGGTTAAATCTTGCTTCGGTCATATCCGTGACCTGGAGAAGGACGATATGGGTATCGACATCAAGAACAACTTTAAGCCTAAGTATATAATACCGGATGACAAGGAAAAGGTTGTAAAAGAGCTAAAAAAAATGGCGAAAGACTCCGACGAGGTTTGGCTGGCAACGGATGAGGACCGTGAGGGAGAGGCCATTTCGTGGCATTTGTGCGAGGTATTGGGCCTGGACCCGGACAGCACCAAACGCATTGTTTTTCACGAGATTACGAAACCTGCCATTGAAAAAGCCGTACAGGCGCCCCGCCTGCTCGACATGAACCTGGTGAACGCCCAGCAGGCCCGCCGCATCCTTGACCGGATAGTGGGCTTCGAGCTGTCGCCCGTGTTGTGGCGCAAAATGAGCATGCGCAACTCCCTTTCCGCCGGCCGCGTTCAATCCGTAGCGGTTCGCCTGATCGTGGAGCGCGAGCGTGAAATCAACAGCTTTGGCGCTACCAGCAGTTTCAAGGTAGAGGCGTTTTTCCTGGCCAAAGACATCCAGGGGCGCACGATCACGTTCAAAGCCGAAGGCCCCGGCCGCTTCAAAACGGCGGAAGACGCCGAACAGTTTCTGCAGCAATGTATCGGCGCCGCCTATACGGTGAAAGACATCCAGGTGAAACCCGGCAAAAAATCACCCGCCGCACCCTTCACCACCTCCACCCTGCAACAGGAGGCCAGCCGCAAGCTGGGCTACAGCGTGTCTAAAACCATGCTGCTGGCGCAGAAGCTGTATGAAAGCGGTCAGATCACCTATATGCGTACGGACTCGGTGAACCTCTCCGAAACCGCCATTGCAGACATCAGCAAAGCCATTCATACCAACTACGGCGAAAAGTATTTCCAGGCCCGTAAGTACAAGAATAAAAATGAAAGCGCCCAGGAGGCGCACGAGGCCATCCGCCCCACCTACATGGAAAATCCGACGGTAGACGATTCCGACCTGAAACGGCTGTACGAGCTGATCTGGAAACGGACCATCGCCAGCCAGATGAGTGACGCGGAGCTCGAAAAAACCATCGCCAAAATCGGCATCTCCACTAATAATGAAGAACTGACCGCCAGCGGCGAGGTACTGAAATTCGACGGTTTCCTGAAAATATATATGGAAGGGCGCGACGAAGAAGACGAATCGGACGAAGAACAGGAAGGCGTGCTGCCGCCCCTCGCGGTAAAACAGGCGCTCGACCTGAAGGAAATGAAAGCCACCGAGCGCTTCACCCGTCCCGCACCGCGCTATACCGAGGCCAGCCTCGTGAAGAAACTGGAAGAACTCGGCATCGGCCGCCCGTCTACCTACGCGCCCACCATCACCACCATCCAGAAGCGTGGGTACGTGGAAAAAAGGGATAAGGAAGGCATAAAGAGAGACTTCCGTATCCTCCACCTGAAAAACGACCAGATCACCAAGGTGACCGAACAGGAAAACACCGGCGCCGAAAAATCCAAACTGTTCCCGACGGATCTCGGCATGTTGGTGACCGACTTCCTGAAACAGTACTTCGACCGGGTGATGGACTACGGTTTTACTGCCAAAATTGAAGAGGAATTCGACGAAATAGCCACCGGCAAAAAGAAGTGGAACAAGATGCTCCACGACTTTTACGATCCGTTCCACCAGAACGTGGAGGAAACCCTGGAGAAAGCCGAAAGGGTGAAAGGCGAACGCCAGCTGGGCACCGACCCTGCCAGCGGAAAACCCGTAGTAGCCCGTATGGGCCGTTTCGGGCCCATGGTGCAGATCGGCTCCGTGGAAGATGAGGAAAAGCCCCGCTTCGCCAAACTGAAGCAGACCCAGAGCATCGAAACCATCAGCATGGACGAGGCCATGGACCTCTTCCGCCTGCCCCGTAACCTCGGGCTGTTCGAGGGTACCGACGTAACGGTGAACATCGGCCGCTTCGGGCCCTATGCGCAACACGACAAAAAATTCTATTCCCTCAAAAAGGAAATGGACCCGTATACCGTCGAGCTCGAAGAAGTGGCCCCGCTGATCGTGGAGAAACGCACGGCCAAAGACGAGCGTACGATCAAGGTGTTCGAAAAGGAAAAAATACAGGTGCTCAAAGGCCCATACGGCCCGTACCTGAAAGTGGGCCTGAAGAATTTCAAGATCCCGAAAGAGAAGATCGATACCGCTGCAGACCTGACGGTGGAAGAGGCCAAAGCCATCATCGAAGAAGCCAAAGCCAACCCGCCGAAGAAGAAGGCGCCGCCGCGTAAAAAGAAGGCGTAG